One genomic window of Manihot esculenta cultivar AM560-2 chromosome 16, M.esculenta_v8, whole genome shotgun sequence includes the following:
- the LOC110603652 gene encoding transmembrane 9 superfamily member 7 has product MASLLLLLLLAVSLLLLPLAHSFYLPGVVPSDFQTGDPLHVKVNKLSSTKTQLPYHYYFLNYCKPPKIINSAENLGEVLRGDRIENSVYSFKMRIEQFCQVACRVTLDAESARSFKEKIDDQYRVNMILDNLPVAVLSQSQFYEHGFQVGFKGREDEYFINNHLSFKVKYHEDPVTDSARIVGFEVIPISINHKYENWDGNNTQLTTCNSKTQNNAAQERISAGEEIVFTYDVSFESSQIKWASRWDTYLLMNDNQIHWFSIINSLIIVLFLSGMVAMIMMRTLYKDIASYNQLDTQDEAFEETGWKLVHGDVFRPPSNYSLLCVYAGTGIQVLGMTLATMIFALLGFLSPANRGGLMTAMVLLWVFTGLFAGYSSARLYKMFKGTQWKRVTLRTAFTFPAILFTIFFVLNALIWCEKSSGAVPFGTMFTLMFLWFGISVPLVFIGSYLGFRKPAIEDPIKTNKIPRQIPLRAWYTKPIFCILIGGILPFGAVFIELFFMLTSIWLNQFYYMFGFLFIVFVILIITCAEITIVLCYFQLCSEDYNWWWRSYLTAGSSALYLFLYSGFYFFTKLEITKLVSGILYFGYMLIGSYTFFVLTGSTGFYGCLWFVRKIYSSVKID; this is encoded by the exons AtggcttctcttcttcttcttcttcttcttgctgtATCTCTGCTGCTATTACCTCTCGCCCATTCTTTCTATCTCCCTGGCGTTGTACCTAGCGATTTCCAAACG GGGGATCCTCTCCATGTCAAGGTTAACAAGCTCTCCTCCACCAAGACACAGCTTCCATATCATTACTATTTCCTCAATTACTGTAAGCCTCCTAAAATCATCAACAGCGCTGAAAATCTCGGAGAAGTTCTTCGAGGCGACCGTATTGAGAATTCTGTCTACTCT TTTAAAATGAGAATAGAACAATTCTGCCAAGTGGCCTGCCGGGTAACGCTAGATGCCGAATCTGCTAGGAGTTTCAAGGAGAAGATTGATGATCAGTATCGAGTCAATAT GATTCTGGACAATCTTCCCGTTGCAGTTCTTAGTCAATCACAATTCTACGAGCATGGGTTTCAAGTTGGTTTCAAA GGCAGAGAGGatgaatattttatcaataaccATCTGAGCTTCAAAGTCAAGTATCATGAGGATCCTGTCACTGATTCTGCTCGCATTGTTGGTTTTGAAGTCATTCCAATTAG tATCAATCATAAATACGAAAATTGGGATGGGAACAACACTCAGTTGACAACATGCAATTCCAAAACTCAGAATAATGCAGCTCAAGAACGGATCTCTGCTGGTGAAGAGATTGTCTTCACATATGATGTCTCTTTTGAG TCCAGTCAAATCAAGTGGGCTTCGCGCTGGGACACATACCTCCTTATGAATGACAATCAGATACATTGGTTCTCCATTATTAACTCTTTAATTATTGTTCTCTTCCTTTCCGGCATGGTTGCCATGATTATGATGAGAACACTCTACAAGGACATTGCAAGCTACAATCAGCTAGATACCCAAGATGAGGCCTTTGAAGAAACGGGCTGGAAATTAGTTCATGGTGATGTTTTCCGTCCGCCTTCTAATTACAGTTTATTGTGTGTATATGCTGGAACAGGCATCCAAGTTTTGGGGATGACTCTTGCCACAATGATTTTTGCATTGTTGGGTTTCCTTTCACCTGCCAACCGTGGTGGCCTGATGACAGCCATGGTCCTTTTATGGGTTTTCACGGGCTTATTTGCAGGATACTCATCAGCTCGTTTGTATAAAATGTTCAAAGGCACACAGTGGAAGAGGGTCACCTTGAGAACAGCCTTCACATTCCCTGCTATACTTTTTACCATTTTCTTCGTGCTGAATGCATTAATTTGGTGTGAGAAATCTTCTGGAGCAGTTCCTTTTGGAACAATGTTTACTCTGATGTTCTTATGGTTTGGAATATCAGTGCCATTGGTTTTCATTGGCAGTTATTTGGGTTTCAGAAAGCCAGCAATTGAAGATCCCATTAAAACTAACAAAATCCCAAGGCAGATTCCTTTGCGGGCATGGTATACAAAACCAATATTCTGCATTCTTATTGGAGGCATACTTCCATTTGGAGCAGTGTTCATTGAGCTGTTCTTCATGTTGACATCTATATGGCTAAACCAGTTCTATTACATGTTTGGTTTCCTCTTCATCGTCTTTGTCATTCTAATAATCACTTGTGCTGAGATAACAATCGTGCTCTGCTACTTTCAGCTGTGCAGTGAAGATTATAACTGGTGGTGGAGATCCTACTTGACTGCAGGCTCTTCTGCTCTCTACCTTTTCTTATACTCGGGCTTCTATTTCTTCACCAAGTTGGAAATTACAAAGCTGGTTTCTGGCATTCTTTACTTTGGATACATGTTAATTGGATCATACACCTTCTTTGTGTTAACTGGGTCTACTGGTTTCTATGGATGCTTGTGGTTTGTGAGGAAGATCTACTCCTCTGTGAAGATTGACTAG
- the LOC110603148 gene encoding probable polyamine oxidase 5, whose product MVAKKPRVVIIGAGMAGLTAANKLYTSASSKDLFELCVVEGGNRIGGRINTSEFGGDRIEMGATWIHGIGGSPVHKIAQQINSLESEQPWECMDGYMDEPKTVVEGGFELNQSLVESISTLFKNLMDFSQGKLIESRENSQGVDFYKLAAKAYKTCKSNGGVSSKLSVGAFLRQGLSAYWDSVKDEEEKMKGYGNCSKKLLEESNFAMHENAQRTYTSAGDLQTLDFDAESEYRMFPGEEITIAKGYLSIIESLASVLPKGLIQLGKKVARIEWQPEAQQSMENGYANRPVKLHFCDGSVMCCDHVVVTVSLGVLKAGISQDSGMFSPPLPFFKTQAITKLGYGVVNKLFLQLSSNHAGEDEDCSKFPFLQMAFHRADSELRHKKIPWWMRRTASICPIYKNSSVLLSWFAGKEAVELESLSDEEIINGVSASISSFLQSPQKQVNGNSLEFCNGSVGSSNGNELKFSKVLKSKWGSDPLFLGSYSYVAVGSSGDDMDSLAEPLPVKLGSHESAGCPPLQILFAGEATHRTHYSTTHGAYVSGLREADRLLQHYRCVGV is encoded by the coding sequence ATGGTGGCGAAGAAGCCAAGAGTTGTGATTATTGGAGCAGGAATGGCTGGTCTCACGGCTGCAAACAAGCTCTACACTTCTGCTAGCTCAAAAGACTTGTTTGAGCTCTGTGTTGTGGAAGGTGGCAACAGAATTGGTGGCAGAATCAACACTTCTGAATTTGGTGGTGACCGGATAGAGATGGGAGCAACATGGATCCATGGCATTGGAGGCAGCCCAGTTCACAAAATTGCTCAACAAATCAATTCCCTTGAGTCTGAGCAGCCATGGGAGTGCATGGATGGATACATGGACGAGCCAAAGACTGTAGTCGAAGGTGGGTTTGAGCTCAATCAATCACTGGTTGAGTCCATATCCACTCTTTTCAAGAACCTGATGGATTTTTCTCAGGGGAAATTGATTGAAAGCAGGGAAAACTCTCAAGGAGTTGATTTCTACAAGCTTGCAGCTAAAGCATATAAGACCTGTAAAAGCAATGGTGGTGTCTCTAGTAAGCTGAGTGTTGGTGCTTTTCTCCGACAAGGCTTGTCTGCTTACTGGGATTCTGTgaaagatgaagaagaaaagatgaaagGGTATGGCAATTGCAGCAAAAAGTTGCTAGAGGAATCCAATTTTGCAATGCatgaaaatgcacaaaggactTATACTTCTGCAGGAGATCTCCAGACTCTAGATTTTGATGCAGAAAGTGAGTATCGGATGTTTCCAGGCGAAGAAATCACCATTGCGAAAGGCTACTTAAGCATAATCGAATCACTGGCTTCTGTTCTGCCCAAGGGTCTAATCCAATTAGGCAAGAAGGTGGCAAGAATCGAATGGCAACCTGAGGCTCAACAATCAATGGAAAATGGGTATGCGAATAGGCCAGTGAAGCTACATTTCTGCGATGGATCGGTTATGTGCTGCGACCATGTTGTGGTCACAGTATCACTGGGAGTACTTAAAGCCGGAATCAGTCAAGATTCAGGTATGTTCAGTCCACCTCTTCCATTTTTCAAGACTCAGGCTATAACAAAGCTTGGATATGGCGTTGTTAACAAGCTATTTTTGCAATTGAGTTCAAACCATGCTGGTGAAGACGAAGATTGCAGCAAGTTTCCCTTCTTGCAAATGGCTTTTCATCGAGCAGACTCAGAGTTGAGGCATAAGAAGATACCTTGGTGGATGAGAAGGACAGCTTCAATATGTCCAATTTACAAGAACTCTAGCGTGTTGCTGTCTTGGTTTGCCGGAAAAGAAGCTGTTGAGCTTGAATCACTGAGTGATGAAGAGATTATTAATGGGGTTTCAGCATCAATATCTAGCTTTTTACAATCACCCCAGAAGCAAGTTAATGGAAATTCTCTTGAATTCTGCAATGGAAGTGTGGGAAGCTCAAATGGAAATGAATTGAAATTCAGCAAGGTTTTGAAGAGCAAATGGGGGAGTGATCCTCTGTTCTTGGGATCTTACAGTTATGTAGCAGTTGGATCAAGTGGAGATGATATGGATTCATTAGCAGAGCCATTGCCTGTTAAGCTTGGCAGCCATGAATCTGCAGGGTGTCCTCCACTTCAAATTCTATTTGCAGGGGAGGCAACGCATAGAACTCACTATTCTACTACCCATGGTGCTTATGTTAGTGGCCTTAGAGAAGCCGACAGGCTTCTCCAACACTAtcgttgtgttggggtttag